The sequence TTCGTTTGATGAGACATAAAAAGGAATATCGAAAATTTGAGTGGATGAAGCTGAAGTAGCTACTTTTGAAGTAACTAAAAGAAAAGCAACGACTGGAGTGGGATAGTCAAAGTTAAAAAGAGGATTCCTCACTTCTTTCTCTTATTCAAAACTGTGCATGAGACTTTCATCTCACACGGCTCATAAGTGATAAGAAAGAAGAACTcatcttatttcttttttgaTTACCTTCCTTGTGTATGTATAAGACCGAATCCCTTCGATTTCTAAAAAGGATTGTTAATCCTTAACTTTTCGAGGAATCCTTCATCAGTGGTAGTGaataactaattttttcaatattttcgaCATTGGTTGCGTAGGAGCAAGTCCTAAAGATTTGGAAATAGAACTATCTAATTTGATTCGTTCTCAATAGTCATGCGATGATCATATTAAGGTGATCCTTTTGTCGAGTGATGCTACTATTATACTCGTAGTCTTTGAAGGATGAGAACTAACTACGTAACATCTACATAGAGAATTCAAGTATTGTATACGTCATTAGCCTAATCCTTTATAGGAACCACCTGTAATAATAAACTTGCAAAATGAATCTCTTTATGATAAAGAGATTCGTCATTCCTGACCCTACTTCaccttaatttttatttgaacaagtaaaatttctATCTTGATCCAAGTGGGGATAACAATTCTCTTCTACATGTCCATGGAGTTTTGAAAAATCCAAACATCTCTGAGATAGAGATGTAGGAATTTATCGAACTAACTGCACTCCTTTGTATACGTTAGGAGTCCATTAATGAGAAGGGGTTAGGGAAAGCTTCAACCCAATTTCTATAGTGATGAATATGAGCGCAATTAAAATTCCCGAGCAGTTATATATTTGTGTATCTATAAGATCATTCACTATTTCTTGAAGTTCGATCTCTCCCTGGATGAAGCATATAGCCAAGAGAAACTATGAACCAGAATAGAAGAGCTTGCGCCACCCATGAGTAAATATTTCATAGTAGCCTCATTAGACCGTACATCTTTCTTGGTATATCCAGATAATAGGTAGGAGCATAAACTGAAACATTCTGGAGCTACAAAGATAGTTATTAAATCGTTAGCACCGCATAAAAACATTCCTCCTAGAGTAGCTGTTAATACGAATAAGAGAAACTCTGTTATAGCCATTTCTGTACATTCAATGTACTCTACGGATAGAGGAATACATAGAGTTGAACATAgtaaaataagaaattgaaagatttcGTTGAAATTGTTCGTTTGGAAATTTCCCGAAAAGCTAATCATAGGTTCTTCTCTCCATCGGAACAATAGGGCCATTATGCTCATTACTAAACTTGTTGAAGAGATGAAATAGAACCAAGGTATATCTTTTTGATCAGAGGTTGAATCGATCATCAGAAGAAGAATTAGGCCAAAAATTAGGATACACTCTGGGAAAATAAAACTTCCATCGAAGAGAAGCAAATGAAAGGCTTTCATAAAAATTCTCGTAGAATCGAGAATGAAGTTTTCATTCTGTACATGCCAGATCATGAATTAGTAACTGCATCCAATTTCCAAAAAAATCCCAATTGTTTCGAACTTTCTATTTTTGGAATGGAATATTTACGGAATCTCCATGAATAGGATCAAACCTTATTCCATGGTATTTCCATGAGGTTCCTCTTTCTTATTCTTAAGCAAGTCCCCGAGAGGGCTTAGTTGATCCATGATTTATCTTTCGTTTGTTTTGAGAAATATATCGATCAATTCcgattctttctttttctcttgaTTCTTTTCCGATCGAGATGTATGGATCCGTGGATCTAtgtgtctatatatatatatcgatcCTGTTTATGGATTAACGAAAATGTGCAAAAGCTCTATTTGCCTCTGCCATTCTATGAGTCTCTTCCTTTTTGCGTATGGCATCGCCACTCCCTTTGGCAGCATCCACTAATTCGGAACTTAATTTGAAAGCCATATTTCGACCCGGACGTTTTCGGGATGCCGCTAATAACCAACGAATGGCAAGCGCTTTTCCTTGTGTGGATCCTATTTCAATGGGAACTTGATGAGTCGATCCACCTACACGTCTTGCTTTTACTGCTATATCGGGAGTTACTCCACGTATTGCTTGACGTAAAACAGATAGTGGATTTGTTTCTGTCTTTTGTTGAATCTTTTTCATGGCTCGATAGATAATTTGATAAGCCAATGATTTTTTTCCGTGTTTCAGAATACGGTTAACCAACATGTTAACTAATCGATTACGATAAATTGGATCCGATTTTGCAATTTTTTCTTCTGCAGTACCTCGACGTGACATGAGCGTGAAAGGGGTTCAAGAATCAGTTTTCTTTTTATAAGGGCTAAAATCACTTATTTTGGCTTTTTTACTCCATATTGTAGGGTGGATCTCGAAAGATATGAAAGATCTCCCTCCAAGCCGTACATACGACTTTCATCTAATACGGCTTTCCATAGAATTATATATGTCTTTATGAGATCAAgtatgaaattatatttattcaatttaaattgaGTATCTGTTTCCCTCCGTTTCCTACTAGGATTGGAAATCCTGTATTTTAGATATCCATATGATAGAGTCCTTGGATTTCTGAAATAGTGTAAAAAGAAGTGCTTCGAAtcatttttatttgacttaGACCTGTTCTAAAAAATCTAGGTATTTTGAGTTCTTTGTTGACATGGACAATGTCAGGAAAAACCtctgaaataattttaatgttggaTCTTGGACATATAATAGTTCTGAATCTCTTTAAAAAGAAGATCTTTTATCTCATGGTAGCCTACTCAAGTCCCCTTACGAAATTTTTGGTATTGGGTTAGGCATACACTTCACATGTTTCTAGCTATTCACATGGAATCATCAAATGATACAAGTCTTGGATAAGAATTTACAACTCACTAGAACGCCTCTGTTGACGATCCTTTACTCCGACAGCATCTAGGGTTCCTCGAACAATGTGATATCTCACACCGGGTAAATCCTTAACCCTTCCCCCTCTGACTAAGACTACAGAATGTTCTTGTAAATTATGGCCAATACCGGGTATATAAGCAGTGATTTCAAATCCAGAGGTTAATCGTACTCTGGCAACTTTACGTAAGGCAGAGTTTGGTTTTTTGGGGGTGATAGTGGAAAAGTTGACAGATAAGTCACCCTTACTGCCACTCTACAGAACCGTACATGAGATTTTCACCTCATACGGCTCCTCGTTCAATTCTTTCGAAGTCATTGGATCCTTTTCTTCGTTCGAAAATATCCTCCCTTCTTCCACTCCGTCCCGAAGAGTAATTAGGACCAATTTAGTCACGTTTTCATGTTCCAATTGAACACTTTCcattttcattttgaattattttcaaagGAGAAGATTATTCTCTTTACCAAACATATGCGGATCCAATCACGATCTTCTAATAAGAACAAGAGATCTTTCTCGATTAATCCCCTTGCCCCTCATTCTTCAAAAATTAGAAAGAACATTTGGAATCTAGGCTCTTCgacttcatttttctttttttaattttgatcccGTTTTTTATATCATTCTTTAAGTCCCATAGGTTTGATCCTATAGGTTTTGACTTATTTTCTCATTGAGTGAAGGGTACGAAAAAATGAAGTATGTGAAATACTCGAATTTTTATTATACCTCTCCCTATACCATACCCATAGGTAAAACATGATTGAATCAATAGAGAACATTTTCTTCTATATGAATCGATATTATTACATTCCAATTCCTTTTTGATACGTTCAGGGACGGACCCAGAAAATATAGGtagggtgggcttaaaataaaattaaataactttttgttgttgttgtttaattagttttaaaaatttaaggaaaatatgagatttaaaaatatcatcGCATTAGCGGATagtaaaatattgttattataattttttaaatattggtaTATGACTTTTAAGGATATAcatgatgttaattatttttttaaaattaattatttattataaatattatttaaacttgaaacaaataaatacaGTTTAAGAGATATAGAAACtactaaaaaaaactattatctaaataattataatcaaaagaaactttaatatatatatatataataataataataataataataatagaaacatatcagtttgtttttttttaaaaaaaaaattattcaaaatttaatattttccacatttaactttatttatctaatatttttttattcagaaAATAGTAAGATActctttatttaatatcttttaagATTTTGAGcggattttaaaatttagaactatgaaattacactatattcaattccattagaattttaattttaattcttaatattaaagtgtataacaaatataagaattaaaatttgactctccaattccaattccaattccaattccaattccaattccaattccaattccaattccaattccaattccaattccaattccaattccaattccaattccaattccaattccaattccaattccaattccaattccaattccaattccaattccaattccaattccaattccaattccaattccaattccaattccaattccaattccaattccaattccaattccaattccaattccaattccaattccaattccaattccaattccaattccaattccaattccaattccaattccaattccaattccaattccaattccaattccaattccaattccaattccaattccaattccaattccaattccaattccaattccaattccaattccaattccaattccaattccaattccaattccaattccaattctagaGTTACAAAACAATCCTAATAGTGTTTAAAGTTAAACTTTAAAACTAGCAACCGACTAGTTTTTTACCGCCGTTCAAGAACTTGGAAAATTATCATTTGAATTCTCCTCTGGCCGCCCTATAAACCTTGGCATTTGTACTTTCAATAAATCAATCCATTTCTCTAATCTTCCGATCTTTCTTTCTTACTGTGCAGGTTTTGTAATTTCCTTTCTTCTAGCAATTTCCTTTCAACAGTTGCCATGGATACTCCATCATCAACCGTCCCATCATCTACAGCAAGCAACACCAACCTATTGACTAATTCAAGTAAGTAATGATTACATTTGAACTTCTTGAATCGTTTCTTGTTTTCCCTTTCATCTCCACTAACTCTATTCCACTTCTTTTCTTATATAATCCTACCAGATCGATCTGCCCTGATAGACATATCAAATGATTCTCCCATCGTTGGTCTTGAAACCGGAAGCTTGAAAACTCATTCTTCTGGGATTTCTAAGATGAAAACTCTTGGGTCCGGATAGTCTATATTGAGAGGTCAAGTTAAGAACCTTCTACAGAAAGTGGAAGAAGAGGCAGAAATTACCAAAGAACTCAGATATTAGTTATACCCTTCAAACTCCATGCCTTTTCAACCAGGAATCATTCGAATATGTCTGCTTTGATGATTATGTAGTTCAAGAAAATGTCAAGATCTCTCAGGTCTTATCTGGTTCTTAAGAAAGACAGTTTCTTGATTATTTCTTTGTcttcttatctatatatatatataatcatgcttaatttttaaagtgtcccgattgccggatcgagagctgtggttaatttggatatatgtgagagtaaatggatacttgggtcggattatgggttgacccgcccataaacttaaaacggttaaaaataaaattaaaaatgttataggtatggttcaaacttgcaacctaacaaaacaagtacaaccttttaaccaactaggctaataacaatttatattttaaattcaacccaaaatttgataaacgcgtgacatttttacaatataagttcaactttttaactaactaatttatatttatataatgatgcttaatttttaaagtgtccggattgccgggtcgagagctgtggttaatttggatatatgtgagagtaaatggatacttgggtcggattgtgggttgacccgcccataaacttaaaacggttaaaaataaaataaaaaaatgctataggtatggttcgaacttgcaacctaacaaaacaagtacaactttttaaccaactaggctaataacactttatgttttaaattcaacccaaaatttgataaacgcgtaaCATTTTAACAAGAGAAAtgatttggtgagggaatttggtgagggaatttggtgagggaatgacgtggcataatcttattcgctgaaaaaatcaaataatttctcttttttctctctttcctcccacatttacatttttcaaccaatgaaggtgatgccacgtcattccctcaccaaattcccttactaaattccctcactctatcacttctcttttaacaatataagttcaactttttaactaactaatatatatatatataatgatgcttaatttttaaagtgtccggattaccgggtcgagagttgtggttaatttggatatatgtgagagtaatggatacttgggtcggatacccgcccataaaaatttcaacccaaaatttgataaacgcgtaacattttaacaatataagtttaactttttaactaactaatatatatatatatatatatatatatataatgatgcttaatttttaaagtgtccggattaccgggtcgagagctgtggttaatttggatatatgtgagagtaaatggatacttgggtcggattgtgggttgacccgcccataaaaattttaccgtaatattttttcacggttttttatattattactcgtgcaaatgcacggaatacATGCTAGTTGAACGTCTGATTTTGTATTGCAGGAGGGTTCTGAtgtaatatatttcaattttggagtcaattattttataattgaaaataaaataattattatcttttgatctataagatttaaatattaatctaaaatatttttttatttatttaaaaagtaataatttatgtatatctACTCATTAATGAGGAACAATATTCATAGAAAATTTATCAATTGTTTATCCATTCATGAtagagataataataatattaataataattaatgtcagtaataaataatataatattttaagaaaaatatctgataaataaattaggatcCTCCTAAATTCTACCCATATATATACAAGATTCAActtataagattttaatttcatatcataacattttttagtttgtaattttaatcttatttatggGTAGCATTTCCAACTTTACTTTAT is a genomic window of Impatiens glandulifera unplaced genomic scaffold, dImpGla2.1, whole genome shotgun sequence containing:
- the LOC124917809 gene encoding 30S ribosomal protein S7, chloroplastic, whose product is MSRRGTAEEKIAKSDPIYRNRLVNMLVNRILKHGKKSLAYQIIYRAMKKIQQKTETNPLSVLRQAIRGVTPDIAVKARRVGGSTHQVPIEIGSTQGKALAIRWLLAASRKRPGRNMAFKLSSELVDAAKGSGDAIRKKEETHRMAEANRAFAHFR